In a single window of the Pongo abelii isolate AG06213 chromosome 1, NHGRI_mPonAbe1-v2.0_pri, whole genome shotgun sequence genome:
- the GPR61 gene encoding G-protein coupled receptor 61: MESSPIPQSSGNSSTLGRVPQTPGPSTASGVPEVGLRDVASESVALFFMLLLDLTAVAGNAAVMAVIAKTPALRKFVFVFHLCLVDLLAALTLMPLAMLSSSALFDHALFGEVACRLYLFLSVCFVSLAILSVSAINVERYYYVVHPMRYEVRMTLGLVASVLVGVWVKALAMASVPVLGRVSWEEGAPSVPPGCSLQWSHSAYCQLFVVVFAVLYFLLPLLLILVVYCSMFRVARVAAMQHGPLPTWMETPRQRSESLSSRSTMVTSSGAPQTTPHRTFGGGKAAVVLLAVGGQFLLCWLPYFSFHLYVALSAQPISTGQVESVVTWIGYFCFTSNPFFYGCLNRQIRGELSKQFVCFFKPAPEEELRLPSREGSIEENFLQFLQGTGCPSESWVSRPLPSPKQEPPAVDFRIPGQIAEETSEFLEQQLTSDIIMSDSYLRPAASPRLES, from the coding sequence ATGGAGTCCTCACCCATCCCCCAGTCATCAGGGAACTCTTCCACTTTGGGGAGGGTCCCTCAAACCCCAGGTCCCTCTACTGCCAGTGGGGTCCCAGAGGTGGGGCTACGGGATGTCGCTTCGGAATCTGTGGCCCTCTTCTTCATGCTCCTGCTGGACTTGACTGCTGTGGCTGGCAATGCCGCTGTGATGGCCGTGATCGCCAAGACGCCTGCCCTCCGAAAATTTGTCTTTGTCTTCCACCTCTGCCTGGTGGACCTGCTGGCTGCCCTGACCCTCATGCCCCTAGCCATGCTCTCCAGCTCCGCCCTCTTTGACCATGCCCTTTTTGGGGAGGTGGCCTGCCGCCTCTACTTGTTCCTGAGCGTGTGCTTTGTCAGCCTGGCCATCCTCTCGGTGTCAGCCATCAATGTGGAGCGCTACTATTACGTGGTCCACCCCATGCGCTACGAGGTGCGCATGACGCTGGGGCTGGTGGCCTCTGTGCTGGTGGGTGTGTGGGTGAAGGCCTTGGCCATGGCTTCTGTGCCAGTGTTGGGAAGGGTCTCCTGGGAGGAAGGAGCTCCCAGTGTCCCCCCAGGCTGTTCACTCCAATGGAGCCACAGTGCCTACTGCCAGCTTTTTGTGGTGGTCTTTGCTGTCCTTTACTTTCTGTTGCCCCTGCTCCTCATCCTTGTGGTCTACTGCAGCATGTTCCGAGTGGCCCGCGTGGCTGCCATGCAGCACGGGCCACTGCCCACGTGGATGGAGACACCCCGGCAACGCTCCGAATCTCTCAGCAGCCGCTCCACGATGGTCACCAGCTCGGGCGCCCCCCAGACCACCCCACACCGGACGTTTGGGGGAGGGAAAGCAGCAGTGGTTCTCCTGGCTGTGGGGGGACAGTTCCTGCTCTGTTGGTTGCCCTACTTCTCTTTCCACCTCTATGTTGCCCTGAGTGCTCAGCCCATTTCAACTGGGCAGGTGGAGAGTGTGGTCACCTGGATTGGCTACTTTTGCTTCACTTCCAACCCTTTCTTCTATGGATGTCTCAACCGGCAGATCCGGGGGGAGCTCAGCAAGCAGTTTGTCTGCTTCTTCAAGCCAGCTCcagaggaggagctgaggctgcctAGCCGGGAGGGCTCCATTGAGGAGAACTTCCTGCAGTTCCTTCAGGGGACTGGCTGTCCTTCTGAGTCCTGGGTTTCCCGACCCCTACCCAGCCCCAAGCAGGAGCCACCTGCTGTTGACTTTCGAATCCCAGGCCAGATAGCTGAGGAGACCTCTGAGTTCCTGGAGCAGCAACTCACCAGCGACATCATCATGTCAGACAGCTACCTCCGTCCTGCTGCCTCACCCCGGCTGGAGTCATAA